The Erythrobacter sp. Alg231-14 genome has a segment encoding these proteins:
- the argC gene encoding N-acetyl-gamma-glutamyl-phosphate reductase, whose amino-acid sequence MTTKIFIDGAAGTTGLEIRDRLTGREEFSLIVLDDAQRKDEATRKDALHSADVAILCLPDAAAIEAVQLAEGSDTRIIDASSAHRVADDWTYGFPEIVGQDHVAQSQLVSNPGCYPTGFLALVTPLVRAGLLPTSYPFSVNAVSGYSGGGNALIDRFNNEPNLAFRTYGLAHGHKHLPEMQTYSGIDGPPVFSPSVIAAHRGMVVDTPIVLSALPGRVTSSDLQNTLNEFYASSPLVKVASGLPSEITLSQGAEPWDGLELFVSVAADQSHARLIARLDNLGKGASGAAIQNLNIMCGLPETAGLRI is encoded by the coding sequence ATGACCACCAAGATTTTCATCGATGGAGCCGCCGGAACAACCGGTCTTGAGATTCGTGACCGGTTGACGGGTCGCGAAGAATTCTCGCTGATCGTGCTCGATGATGCTCAACGCAAAGATGAAGCCACGCGCAAAGATGCGCTGCATTCCGCCGATGTCGCGATCCTTTGCTTGCCCGATGCGGCTGCTATCGAAGCGGTACAATTGGCCGAAGGGTCTGATACGCGGATCATCGATGCGTCCAGCGCGCACCGCGTTGCGGACGACTGGACCTATGGATTTCCAGAAATTGTTGGGCAAGACCACGTGGCGCAATCGCAATTGGTGTCCAATCCCGGTTGCTATCCTACCGGTTTCTTAGCGTTGGTTACGCCGTTGGTACGGGCGGGATTGCTGCCAACCAGCTACCCATTTAGCGTCAACGCCGTCAGCGGATATTCCGGCGGTGGCAATGCATTGATTGATCGATTTAACAATGAGCCCAATCTCGCATTTCGAACCTATGGATTGGCCCATGGCCACAAACATCTCCCCGAAATGCAGACATACAGCGGGATTGACGGACCACCGGTCTTTTCTCCAAGCGTCATCGCCGCGCATCGGGGCATGGTCGTCGACACACCGATTGTGTTGTCGGCATTGCCCGGTCGAGTGACATCGTCTGATCTGCAAAACACCTTGAATGAGTTTTACGCGTCATCACCATTGGTCAAAGTCGCGTCCGGTTTGCCCAGCGAAATTACTTTGTCGCAAGGCGCTGAGCCATGGGACGGTTTAGAGCTGTTTGTAAGCGTTGCCGCGGATCAATCGCACGCTCGATTGATCGCCCGGCTCGACAATCTCGGCAAAGGCGCATCGGGTGCCGCGATCCAAAACCTCAACATAATGTGCGGCCTGCCCGAAACGGCAGGACTTCGAATCTAG
- a CDS encoding P-II family nitrogen regulator, with protein MKKIEAIIKPFKLDEVKEALHEIGVSGITVTEARGFGRQKGHTELYRGAEYVVDFLPKVKLEVIVADEQAERVVEAVAAAAQTGRIGDGKIFVSPIESALRIRTGETNDDAI; from the coding sequence GTGAAGAAGATCGAAGCGATCATCAAACCCTTCAAACTCGACGAAGTGAAGGAAGCGCTCCATGAAATTGGCGTGTCGGGCATCACTGTCACTGAGGCGCGCGGTTTTGGCCGACAAAAAGGGCACACAGAATTGTACCGCGGCGCCGAATATGTCGTCGACTTTTTGCCTAAGGTGAAACTTGAGGTGATCGTTGCCGATGAACAGGCCGAACGGGTCGTCGAAGCGGTGGCTGCGGCGGCGCAGACGGGCCGGATCGGCGACGGCAAAATTTTCGTTTCACCGATCGAATCCGCCCTGCGAATTCGGACGGGCGAAACCAACGACGACGCAATCTAA